The sequence CCTCGGTGTGACCCGGTGGCACCGGGTAGGGCGGCAGCGACGGCGCGACGAGCGACAGGTCGAACGCGCACTCGGCGGCCAGGTCGGCGGCGGTGGCGACCGCGTGCGGGTACCGCCGGTGCAGCCGGAGCATCTCGCTCGCCGAGCGCAGGTGCGCCCCCGGACCGGCCGGGAGCCAGCCGTCCAGGTCGTCCAACGACGAGCGGGCGCGCACGGCCGCGAGCGCCGCCGCGAGGTCGGCGTCGCGCGGGGTGGCCTGGTGCGCGGCGGTGGTCGCGACCAGCGGCAGCCCGGTGTCCTGTGCGAGCACGGCGAGCGCGTCCGCACGCTCGTCGTCGTACGCGTCCCCCGCCGCCGTGACCTCGACGGCGACGTTGTCCTTCCCGAACAGCGCGACGAGGCGGTCGAGCTCGCGCGCCGCCGCGGCGAGCCCACCGGGCGCGACCGGGACCACGCCGGACGGGTCCCCGCCGGCGAGCGCCCGGCGCACCGCGCCCTTCCGGCAGCCCGTGAGCACCAGCCACTGCCCGGCCGCGGCCTGGGCGAGCTCCTCCAGGTGGTACTCCGCGGCGCCCTTGCGCCCGGTGCGCAGGTGCCCCTCGGCGATCGCCCGGGAGAGCGCCCGGTAGCCGTCGGGGCCGCGCGCGAGCACCAGGAGGTGCGCCGCGCGCGGGTCGGGCACGCCCGTGGGCTCGTCGAGCACCGGCGGTCCGGGTGCCGGTGCCGGCTCGCGCCCGTGACGACGCGCGTCCGGGGCCGGCAGGTGCAGCTCCGCGCCGAACACGGTGCCGACCCCGACCCGGCGCGCTGCCTCGGCGAACCGCACCACCCCGTACAGCCCGTCGTGGTCAGTCAGCGCCAGCGCGCTCAGCCCCAGGCGCGCCGCCTCCGCCGCGAGCTCCTCGGGCTGGCTGGCACCGTCGAGGAAGCTGAACGCCGAGTGGGCGTGCAGCTCGGCATAGCGCGCGCCCACCCTCGTCGAGGGGTCAGTCATAGCGCGCCTCGCAGGTCCATGCGGTCGCGGCGGGATGCTGCGCGCCCGAGGGCGGAGCGGCCACGAGGAGCGCCGCGGGCTCGTCGTCGAACGTCACCTGGACGTGCCCGCGCAGCTCCTGGCCCCCCGGGGTGCCCGCTCCCCACCACCGGCCGGTGAGCAGCCACGGGCCGGCCCACCCCGCGACCCGCGTCCGGCGCCCCTGCCCCCAGGACACCCACGCCGGTGCGGCGCTGAGGCCGGCCCGGGCATCGAGGGCCACCGCGACCCCGGTGCCGTCCAGCACCTGCACGGGCTCCGGCTCGGGCAGCACGGTCGCCGGCGCGGGGTGCGGCAGCCGGCCCGGCCACGGTCGGTCGACGGGGCGCGGCGACCCACCCTGCTCTCCCCCGCCCTGCTCCCCCCACGGCCGCAGGAGCACCTGCTCGCGCACGTCCCGCCCGCCCTGCAGCGCCACCGCGAGCAGCCCGGACCCGCCGACGATGCCCTGCACGCGGTCCAGCGCCCGGTGCGCCCGCAGGTCGCCGCCGGACGGGCCGCCCCAGAGCCGGCCCTGCTCCGCTCCCGCAGGCGCGACGTCGAGCGCCGTGACCGCGAGCCGGACCAGCGTGACCGGCCGGTCGTCCTCGTCGGGCGGGAGCTCGAGGTGGTCGTCGAGGACCGGGTCCGACGAGCCGGCGGAGCCCATGCCCCGCGACGAGCCGTCCGGCGCTCGGCCCGACGACGCCGCACGGCGACCGGTGCGCGAGTCCAGCCGCCGCGCCCGGGCCGTGGTCACGGCCGTGGCGGTGAGCCAGCCCTCGAGCTGCCAGCGGATCCGGTCGGTGATGCGGGCGGGCGACAGGCCGCCCCACCCGCCCAGGTCGGTCCGCCACGCGCGGACCAGGTCCACCCCCTCGTCGGTGCGTGCCGCGATCTCGAGACGCCCGCACGTCAGCCCGTGCTCCACGAGCATGGCGTGCAGGTCCTCGGCCAGCCGGCGTCCGGCGAACGTCGCGGTGTCGACGCGGTCGACCGGCGGATCGAGCTCGGCGCTCACCTCGAGGTCGGCTTCCGGGCGACGACGAGCGGGCGGGCGCTCGTCCTCGCCGCGTGCCAGCAGGTGCGCCCAGCCGCCCAGCCGGCCGAACCGCGCGTGCACGTCCGTCGCGGGCAGAGCGGCCAGCTGCCCCAGCACGCGCAGCCCCAGCCGGTGCAGCAGGCTGACCAGCTCGTCGACCTGGCGCGCGGTCTCGTCGGTCACCGCGGCGAAGGACAGCTCGGTCATCGGGCGTCCCGCGAGGAACGCCGCGGAGCCGCCCGGCGGCACGGGGGCACCCGTGCGTGCGGCGACCACCGCGGCCAGCAGCCCGTCCGCCGTCCCGACCGCGCACTCGTGACCCGTCCCCAGCGCCACGGCCTCGACCAGGCGCTCCGCCAGCGCGTCCTCCGACCCGTGGTAGCGGCTCGCTCCGCCCGCGGGCAGCAGGAGCAGCCCGGGCCGGACCACCTCGAGGCCGGCCACCACCGTCTCGGCGGCGACCGCGACGGGCTCGAACGCCCGGGCGTCGCGGGCGTCGTCCCCCGGCAGCAGCACGAGCTCCGGGCAGCAGCCCTGCGCCTGGCGTCGGCGCATGCCGCGGCGCACG is a genomic window of Cellulomonas fulva containing:
- a CDS encoding DNA polymerase Y family protein codes for the protein MSTRTTVLWVPDWPVVAAAAALEVPAHLPAAVLVGQHVAAVNALARLEGVRRGMRRRQAQGCCPELVLLPGDDARDARAFEPVAVAAETVVAGLEVVRPGLLLLPAGGASRYHGSEDALAERLVEAVALGTGHECAVGTADGLLAAVVAARTGAPVPPGGSAAFLAGRPMTELSFAAVTDETARQVDELVSLLHRLGLRVLGQLAALPATDVHARFGRLGGWAHLLARGEDERPPARRRPEADLEVSAELDPPVDRVDTATFAGRRLAEDLHAMLVEHGLTCGRLEIAARTDEGVDLVRAWRTDLGGWGGLSPARITDRIRWQLEGWLTATAVTTARARRLDSRTGRRAASSGRAPDGSSRGMGSAGSSDPVLDDHLELPPDEDDRPVTLVRLAVTALDVAPAGAEQGRLWGGPSGGDLRAHRALDRVQGIVGGSGLLAVALQGGRDVREQVLLRPWGEQGGGEQGGSPRPVDRPWPGRLPHPAPATVLPEPEPVQVLDGTGVAVALDARAGLSAAPAWVSWGQGRRTRVAGWAGPWLLTGRWWGAGTPGGQELRGHVQVTFDDEPAALLVAAPPSGAQHPAATAWTCEARYD